One stretch of Astatotilapia calliptera chromosome 3, fAstCal1.2, whole genome shotgun sequence DNA includes these proteins:
- the LOC113019695 gene encoding asialoglycoprotein receptor 1-like isoform X1, with translation MTTMDQYHYVKDQDGSTLWISETPPTPRLAVSRFRRWLFPAVTAVILLTVIIILGASNIKVSKHLWSLEQRLSNQKDVFQSLHSSVPQVQDVNTSNRLSFVEQRVFNLIDVIQLLNDSLKHIQDTDTSNRLLSVEQRVSSLTDATQLLSDSLRHTEEMANDLHQLKLAVGNNKDQLTSVTKTLKKLSVIDSLSKSVAAIKCTIKLILNNSSDAGDCCPVGWTGFESSCYFFSSESQSWNESRDWCETQQAHLIILHTDKQWDFVINQTIPQYFWVGLSDWRTGSWEWVDQTLYTVERRRWKPGQPDNWAHHGHGPGNEDCAHLHKDGRLNDQHCSIKERFICQKDNLRV, from the exons ATGACAACAATGGACCAATACCATTATGTGAAGGACCAGGATGGTAGTACGCTCTGGATCAGTG AGACTCCACCCACCCCCCGGTTGGCTGTCTCTAGGTTCAGACGCTGGttatttcctgctgtgacaGCCGTGATCCTGTTGACTGTGATCATAATCCTGGGAGCTAGCA ACATAAAGGTGTCAAAACACCTGTGGTCTTTGGAGCAGAGACTTTCCAACCAGAAGGACGTCTTCCAGTCGCTGCATTCCTCAGTGCCTCAGGTTCAAG acGTAAACACGTCAAATCGTCTATCGTTTGTGGAGCAGAGAGTTTTCAACCTGATTGATGTCATCCAATTACTGAATGACTCACTGAAGCATATTCAAG acacagacacatctAATCGTCTATTATCTGTGGAGCAGAGAGTTTCCAGCCTGACTGACGCCACCCAATTACTGAGCGACTCACTGCGGCATACTGAAG AAATGGCTAATGACCTTCATCAGCTAAAGCTTGCTGTTGGCAACAACAAGGATCAGCTGACCTCAG tgaCCAAGACCCTGAAGAAGTTGTCGGTCATCGACTCTCTCAGTAAgagtgttgctgccatcaaatgtACCATCAAACTCATCCTCAACAACA GTTCAGATGCAGGAGACTGTTGTCCTGTGGGTTGGACTGGGTTTGAGTCCAGCTGTTACTTCTTCAGCAGTGAGTCTCAGTCCTGGAACGAGTCCAGAGACTGGTGTGAAACACAGCAAGCCCATTTGATCATTCTCCACACTGACAAGCAGTGG gaCTTTGTGATCAATCAAACAATCCCTCAGTATTTCTGGGTCGGTTTGTCTGACTGGAGAACTGGGAGTTGGGAGTGGGTGGATCAGACACTGTACACTGTGGAGCGCAG gCGGTGGAAACCTGGGCAGCCCGACAACTGGGCCCATCATGGTCATGGGCCTGGGAATGAAGACTGTGCTCACCTTCACAAGGATGGACGCCTGAACGACCAGCACTGCTCCATCAAAGAACGCTTCATCTGTCAGAAAGACAACCTGAGAGTCTGA